The DNA region AGTGTGGAATCAGAACTGGGGTCATCCAGGGCTGAGGCAGCCAGGTGGAAGAGACTGGATTGGTCTGGAAGGTTCCATGTTCTACAGCTGAGGTTTCAGGAACTATGAAGGATGTAAGAGCTGAGCTGGGGAGAGCAGAGATGCGCAGCAATTCATTGCATCATGGCTACCGGGAAAGAACCTCAAAAATGAATAGGGGGGTGTAGAGAActtgggtttctttaaaaaacagaaatattatagttaaatgttttcattgggatatggggctgcttcagactgtccacagcagctgactaggattGGCCTTGTGTTATAGCAGAGGCCTGGTTTTGCAGCTGTAGATAGCTTCTGCAGTTGTGTGATgtctggaattctggggactcattagaaggtatataaatgctaggacccAGAGGGTGGGTTGTTCTTGTTGGTTGAGGGTTGCTAAGTAGTCATTCTCAAAGAAGAAAcgacaagaagaaattagatattctgaCAACGAAGATcaaaacttgccccaaggaatcAGCAGGAAGTAACCTTAACAGTAACATCACCCCCTTTCCAAGCCCCGAGACTTTATTTAGGGatatcttttccttcctctctagcctttttttttttctctcctatctggtGTTAGGGGGTTGCAATGttggaaagaaagagaacctaCAAAGCAGCTGCAGGGGAGGGAGCACATGCTGTAGATGGGAACATGTTacaatgatattttctttgagttaataTTGAAGGTCAAAGAGAGGAGGGGTAGAGCAGAGTAGTGCTGAAAACTAAAAAGACGCTGGCGAGAGGGTTCAGTTAATGGAGgcgcttgttgccaagcctgaagatTTGAGTTCAAGCTCCAGGACCCAAACACAGGAAGACAGGACCCGGCTCCCTTcctaaatagataaaaattaaaaggtggcagatccctgagttttatcatacaccccccccccacacacacacacataccacacacacacactatagaccATCACCTTCAGCCTTCTATGGACTTTATTTCCTGCCGTTCCCATCTGcgggacacagggacacaggacCCCTCCTGCCCCTGCGGTTCTCCAAGTTCTTAGAGGACACTAGTAGGGGTCAAGTCAAGATCTCTGAGCTCCTCAGCTTGAAATCCACCTTGTTCCTCTGCCCCAGTTCCTTGGGGGCCTGAGAGAGGCCAAGGACCAGTCTGAGGCTGGAGCCTGACACCCATGGGCTCTGCCCACAGCACTTCTTGCTTAGCAGCCATTCAGAGCCACTCAACGTTTGGCTCGATTCAGAGTGCCTGCTGTGAGCAGACCCAGGAGGGTTTCCAAGCATACTTAGGAGTTTGCCCTCTTAACTCCTCGGAGCCACCTTGCTGCTCCTCACTTTGAACCTCTCCTTGAAGCCAGTCCTTTGCACAGGGATTAGGACAGGAGCCAGTGGGTGTCAACTCCCATTAACCTGTCAGTAGACGGGGCCCTGTTTGCCACAGGTGAGCTGGGGCTGGCTCAGCGCATCCCACATCAGCAGCATCTCGAAGGGCAGGAAGCGGTGCACGAGGAGCAGGTCCCGGTAGAAGCAGGGGTCGAAGGATGACACACGTGGGCTAGGGGGGTACACCCCCGCCGTGCGCACTCCGTTGTGTGACCCGGGCGCCAGCCCCTGCTGCTGCAGACACATGCCCAGGAACACGTCGTCGATGGGGAAGATGAGGAGGACGCGCGCGGCGCGAAGTATCGAGGCCATGGTAAAGCGCGACAGCAGGAAGCCGCCGCCACCACAGTAGGGTGGGTATCTGTCCTCGGCCATCACCAGCGCGGGGATGAAGTACTTGCTCCAGGGCACCCGGATGGGACCCACGTTCTGGATCAGGTGCCCCACGAAAAGGTGTTGGTCCGGGTCGTGGTCCTGCAGGTAGGTGACCATGTTGTCCGTGTGCGCGAACACGTCGTCGTCCCCGTTGAGCACGAAGCTGGCCTTGGAACAGTGGGTTCGCTGCCACTCCAGGAAAAGGACCTACGGGATGGAATGGGTGGGGGCAGGAGCGGATTTGCGGGCTGGCAAAGCATCAGAAGTCCTCCTTTGTTGTAAATCCTCCCGCTCCCAATATCTCTGCGTGGGTCTCGTACGCATACTTCAAAACCCCACGTCCCGTGCCCTCCCCCACGCCTCACCCACCTGCTTAAGCGTCAGGTTAAAGAAGGAGTCATGGAAATCCCACTGAAGAATGTCGCCGTAGGTCTGCGCTTCCAGCTCCAGCAGTCGGTTGAATTTGCGCGCCTGCTGTGGGTCGCGGTCTGAGCCCACGAGGAAGAGGCGGCGCAGCGGCGCCCCACGCACCCGTCTCTCGCGCGCCCACGTCGTGCGCAGCACCTGGCGGCGCCCGTAGTTTGCAGGCGAGGACTTGATGGCGAGCAGCAGGAACACGGGCCGCGCGCACTTGTTCGCCCGCGGCTCCTGCAGCACGGCGAAGTCGCGGCAGTGGCGGTAGAGCAGGAAGTCGCGCACGTGCGGGGGCAGCCCCGCGAAGTCGGGGTGCGCGGACACCGACAGATTGGCCCGGCACGGGGCGGGGTGCGCTCGCGGGGAGGCCGGGGCCCACGCGGGGTCGTCCTCAGGCTCCGTGGGCCTCTCGGGAGTCGGGGTGGGGCAGCTGGACGGGGACTCGGGGGTCAGGAGCATCAGCAGCACCAGCAAGGCGGCCAAGGCCACGAGGAGGCTCACGTTGCGCGGCCAAGGCATGGCGTGGGGGGCGGGGCCTAGAGCCAAGGTTGCAGATCTGTGAGTTCCCGCTGTCGCGGCCTCCTCGCCCCGCTCCTCCCCCAAACCGGCCTTGACTGTCGCTGAACTTGAACCCACCCCTGGTCCCCACCGCCCTTGGACACCAGCGGAAGGTttcttcaaactcagagagatcttcctgcctctgccccctgagtgctggggttaaaggtgtgagctcCTGTCCTACCAGGAAACTTTTATTCCTCCCTCAAAACCCATTTCGGATGATCCGTTTTCCAGGCTTCCCTCACCGAGGCCCCATCCCCACTCCTAGCCCCGCCTTGACCCTTTGTGGCCTCTCCCAGCATGAGTTgggcaagaggcagaggcagaaagaactttttttttttttttttttttcgagacagggtttctctgtgtatccctggatgtcctggaactcactctgtagaccaggctggcctcgaactcagaaat from Mastomys coucha isolate ucsf_1 unplaced genomic scaffold, UCSF_Mcou_1 pScaffold22, whole genome shotgun sequence includes:
- the B3gnt3 gene encoding N-acetyllactosaminide beta-1,3-N-acetylglucosaminyltransferase 3, translating into MPWPRNVSLLVALAALLVLLMLLTPESPSSCPTPTPERPTEPEDDPAWAPASPRAHPAPCRANLSVSAHPDFAGLPPHVRDFLLYRHCRDFAVLQEPRANKCARPVFLLLAIKSSPANYGRRQVLRTTWARERRVRGAPLRRLFLVGSDRDPQQARKFNRLLELEAQTYGDILQWDFHDSFFNLTLKQVLFLEWQRTHCSKASFVLNGDDDVFAHTDNMVTYLQDHDPDQHLFVGHLIQNVGPIRVPWSKYFIPALVMAEDRYPPYCGGGGFLLSRFTMASILRAARVLLIFPIDDVFLGMCLQQQGLAPGSHNGVRTAGVYPPSPRVSSFDPCFYRDLLLVHRFLPFEMLLMWDALSQPQLTCGKQGPVY